A single window of Myxococcus virescens DNA harbors:
- a CDS encoding CDP-alcohol phosphatidyltransferase family protein, with amino-acid sequence MRRQASLALLNTLSLTRLPLAVAFILVPDAWVRAGLVVLAAFTDFLDGWIARHKGLATRLGALIDPVADRAFMVTAILVCYLDGLISGVAVLLLVLRDVGTTVGFFVARLAPRLRSVELKARMLGKAVTSLQLVTLLCVLLFPPAVVPLVALIGVLSFASVVDYSHAVLKARERDAGPRRMKPESGGATSSGSSLPPVRK; translated from the coding sequence ATGCGCCGACAGGCGAGCCTCGCGCTGCTCAACACCTTGTCGCTGACCCGGCTGCCCCTGGCGGTGGCCTTCATCCTCGTCCCGGATGCCTGGGTTCGCGCGGGGCTCGTGGTGTTGGCCGCCTTCACGGACTTCCTGGATGGGTGGATTGCCCGGCACAAGGGGCTCGCCACGCGGCTGGGCGCGCTCATCGACCCGGTGGCCGACCGCGCCTTCATGGTGACGGCCATCCTCGTCTGCTACCTCGACGGGCTCATCAGCGGGGTGGCGGTGCTGCTGCTGGTGCTGCGCGACGTCGGCACCACCGTGGGCTTCTTCGTCGCCCGACTGGCGCCCAGGCTGCGCTCGGTGGAACTGAAGGCGCGGATGCTGGGCAAGGCCGTCACGTCCTTGCAGTTGGTGACGCTGCTGTGCGTGCTGCTGTTTCCCCCCGCGGTGGTGCCCCTGGTCGCGCTCATCGGCGTCCTGTCCTTCGCGTCCGTGGTGGACTACTCCCACGCGGTGCTGAAGGCCCGGGAGCGGGACGCCGGACCGCGGCGGATGAAGCCGGAGTCCGGCGGCGCGACCTCCTCGGGCTCGTCCCTGCCGCCCGTGCGCAAGTAG
- a CDS encoding DUF4846 domain-containing protein produces MRELQARERPPTRGATCRAALTPGDGCFVSAFDCSPCSSSPSWSATEGRFRPWAWTLLWALCLLPVSGWAVEEGQPRPATREELARYAWLPAQAVVRPLEAAVAPPEGYTRVSVVKGSFGAWLRGLPLRPDGTPVLSHQGGRILAPEDVRLAAVAELDVGTANLQQCADSVIRLHAEWLWASGKRERLAYRFTSGHLAEWLRYAEGDRARVSGSKVSWVRGAAPDASRASFRAWLDLVFTYAGTHSLESLKGRPSREAVRPGDFFVLGGSPGHAVLVLDVAANAAGKRVALLGQGFMPAQDFHVLSAGGDTGPWFPLEGEDVVTPFWKPFPWSSLRRF; encoded by the coding sequence GTGAGGGAACTCCAGGCCCGTGAGAGACCTCCAACCCGCGGCGCCACCTGTCGTGCCGCCCTGACTCCTGGAGATGGCTGCTTCGTGTCCGCGTTCGACTGCTCGCCGTGCTCGTCCTCCCCGTCCTGGTCCGCCACCGAGGGCCGCTTTCGTCCGTGGGCCTGGACGCTCTTGTGGGCCTTGTGCCTGCTCCCTGTCTCCGGATGGGCCGTGGAGGAGGGGCAGCCTCGGCCCGCGACGCGAGAGGAGCTGGCGCGCTACGCATGGCTGCCGGCCCAGGCGGTGGTGCGCCCCTTGGAGGCCGCAGTGGCGCCGCCGGAGGGCTACACGCGGGTGTCGGTGGTGAAGGGCTCCTTCGGGGCCTGGCTGCGAGGCCTGCCGCTGCGGCCGGACGGCACGCCGGTGCTCAGCCACCAGGGCGGGCGGATTCTGGCGCCAGAGGACGTGCGGCTGGCGGCGGTGGCGGAGCTGGACGTGGGCACCGCCAACCTCCAGCAGTGCGCGGACTCCGTCATCCGCCTCCATGCGGAGTGGCTCTGGGCCAGCGGCAAGCGGGAGCGCCTGGCCTACCGCTTCACCAGCGGGCACCTGGCGGAGTGGCTCCGGTACGCGGAAGGGGACCGGGCGCGGGTATCGGGCTCGAAGGTGTCGTGGGTGCGCGGCGCGGCGCCGGATGCCTCACGCGCCAGCTTCCGCGCGTGGCTGGACCTGGTCTTCACCTACGCGGGCACGCACTCACTGGAATCCCTCAAGGGGCGGCCCTCGCGCGAGGCCGTGCGGCCCGGGGACTTCTTCGTGCTGGGTGGAAGTCCCGGGCACGCGGTGCTGGTGCTGGACGTGGCGGCCAACGCGGCGGGGAAGCGGGTGGCGCTGCTGGGGCAGGGTTTCATGCCCGCGCAGGACTTCCACGTGCTCTCCGCGGGAGGCGACACCGGACCCTGGTTTCCGCTGGAGGGCGAGGACGTGGTGACGCCCTTCTGGAAGCCCTTCCCCTGGTCCTCGCTGCGGCGCTTCTGA
- a CDS encoding carbohydrate ABC transporter permease, which yields MNPRGSLARERRQAYLLVAPAVLVLGGVALYPILAAVWLSLHRFILVFGERRFTGLENYAYLLGDSRFWAALGNTAYFTAVAVTVELLLAVPLALLLQKAFPGRGLLRASVLVPWAIPTVVSARLWAWMFNPEYGVINRLLPGQDINWLGAPGYALHAAILVDVWKTTPFVALLVLAGLQGISEDLYKAARVDGASPWRTFVSITLPLLKPALLLALLFRSLDAFRVFDAIYVLTEGGPANTTETLSIYAYKTLMRSGDFGYGSTLSVATFLCVVLLAAVWLRLLGREEAAR from the coding sequence ATGAATCCAAGGGGCTCGCTGGCGCGGGAGCGGAGGCAGGCGTACCTGCTGGTGGCGCCGGCGGTGTTGGTGCTGGGGGGCGTGGCGCTGTACCCCATCCTGGCCGCGGTGTGGCTGAGCCTGCACCGCTTCATCCTCGTCTTTGGCGAGCGGCGCTTCACGGGGCTGGAGAACTACGCGTACCTGCTGGGGGACTCGCGCTTCTGGGCGGCGCTGGGGAACACGGCGTACTTCACGGCGGTGGCGGTGACGGTGGAGCTGTTGCTCGCGGTGCCGCTAGCGTTGCTGCTTCAGAAGGCGTTCCCTGGAAGGGGGCTGCTGCGCGCGTCGGTGCTGGTGCCGTGGGCGATTCCCACCGTGGTGAGCGCTCGGCTGTGGGCGTGGATGTTCAACCCCGAGTACGGCGTCATCAACCGGCTGCTCCCCGGTCAGGACATCAACTGGTTGGGGGCACCGGGGTATGCGTTGCACGCGGCCATCCTGGTGGACGTGTGGAAGACGACGCCCTTCGTGGCGCTGTTGGTGCTCGCGGGCCTGCAGGGCATCTCCGAGGACCTGTACAAAGCAGCGCGGGTGGACGGGGCCTCGCCGTGGCGGACCTTTGTGTCGATAACGCTGCCGTTGCTCAAGCCGGCGCTGCTGCTGGCGTTGCTGTTCCGTTCGTTGGATGCGTTCCGGGTGTTCGACGCCATCTACGTGCTGACGGAGGGCGGGCCGGCGAACACGACGGAGACGCTGAGCATCTACGCGTACAAGACGCTGATGCGTTCAGGGGACTTCGGGTACGGGAGCACGCTGTCGGTGGCGACCTTCCTGTGCGTGGTGTTGCTGGCGGCGGTGTGGCTGCGGCTCTTGGGGCGTGAGGAGGCGGCGCGATGA
- a CDS encoding fatty acid desaturase family protein, which yields MYAQVVDEADIQYAHRVDRKALAAITRELSKVNNGRALWAMAAQWLVIAAAFAFVLLVDRWWAWPLAAVLIATRQHALLALMHEAAHYHFLSNRKVSDVVSDLLCAFPLNMTTAGYRHEHMLHHRYVNTPKDPYLAGQLVDASWHFPRTPMRATAVFLADALGLYAPNHLKVVLPWTYWGRLVGRAQPRISAGEHLRYWLYVATLVTVLVTTGAWLHWLLLWVLPTTTVMMAFFRMRALGEHPIEETTSGDETRETRDILGTALENFFIAPLNVNLHLTHHAFPSVPFYNLPAMHAQLDKAGLLENGVNQFDTYLGKENSLIQYLTREPEASAAAAAAAQPSRLSQPLHS from the coding sequence ATGTACGCTCAAGTGGTGGATGAGGCCGACATTCAGTACGCGCACCGAGTGGACCGCAAGGCGCTGGCGGCCATCACCCGGGAGCTGTCGAAGGTGAACAATGGTCGTGCGCTGTGGGCCATGGCCGCTCAGTGGCTGGTCATCGCGGCGGCATTTGCCTTCGTTCTACTCGTGGACCGCTGGTGGGCCTGGCCGCTGGCGGCGGTGCTCATCGCCACCCGGCAGCACGCGCTGCTGGCGCTGATGCACGAGGCGGCGCACTACCACTTCCTGTCCAACCGCAAGGTGTCGGACGTGGTCAGCGATCTGCTCTGCGCCTTCCCGCTGAACATGACGACGGCGGGCTACCGGCACGAGCACATGCTGCACCACCGCTACGTGAATACGCCGAAGGACCCGTACCTCGCGGGCCAGCTGGTGGACGCCTCCTGGCACTTCCCCCGCACGCCGATGCGCGCCACGGCCGTCTTCCTGGCGGACGCGCTGGGCCTGTACGCCCCCAACCACCTGAAGGTGGTGCTGCCCTGGACGTACTGGGGTCGCCTGGTGGGCCGCGCACAGCCCCGCATCTCCGCGGGCGAGCACCTGCGCTACTGGCTGTACGTGGCCACGCTCGTCACGGTGCTGGTGACGACGGGCGCGTGGCTGCACTGGCTGCTCTTGTGGGTGCTGCCGACGACGACGGTGATGATGGCCTTCTTCCGGATGCGCGCCCTGGGTGAGCATCCCATCGAGGAGACGACGTCCGGTGACGAGACGCGCGAGACGCGCGACATCCTGGGCACCGCGCTGGAGAACTTCTTCATCGCGCCGCTCAACGTGAACCTGCACCTCACCCACCACGCCTTCCCCTCCGTGCCCTTCTACAACCTGCCCGCCATGCACGCGCAGCTCGACAAGGCCGGCCTGCTGGAGAACGGCGTGAACCAGTTCGACACGTACCTGGGCAAGGAGAACAGCCTCATCCAGTACCTCACGCGTGAGCCGGAGGCCTCCGCCGCCGCGGCCGCCGCGGCCCAGCCGTCGCGCCTGAGCCAGCCGCTCCACTCGTAG
- a CDS encoding ABC transporter substrate-binding protein yields the protein MRRVSSIVLALGLVVGLGVWGCRRQDAAGEAGGRTRLVFKYQPLWGPPEPFRELLARFEREHPGVELVTEALPNASDLAHQFFLTALEGGARDFDVLVVDVVWVPEFARAGWIADLSAEFPPEQLREDFFPGPVEAVVVEGRTYAVPWYLDVGLLYYRTDLVPRAPRTYVELERFAREAMAKTPGLQGYVWQGRQYEGLSCNVYEALWGHGGRALSEDGRVLLDDAPAREALAYLRGLVERGVSPATVTGFSEEESRRVFQEGRAVFMRNWPYAWSEAQKPDSPIRGKVGIAPLPTVSGEPGAGALGGWQLAVNAHVSPERRKLAARLIAHLTSPEANRVLALNYARNPPRPAVYQDARLREEAPFIAGLLPMVERAKPRPVTPYYNLISDVLQSEFSAAVAGLRTPEAALKRAQRQVDHLTGEGP from the coding sequence ATGAGACGCGTCTCCTCCATCGTGCTCGCGCTGGGCCTCGTCGTGGGCCTGGGCGTCTGGGGCTGCCGGCGGCAGGACGCGGCGGGCGAGGCGGGGGGCCGCACGCGGCTGGTCTTCAAGTATCAGCCGCTGTGGGGGCCGCCGGAGCCGTTCCGCGAGCTGCTGGCGCGCTTCGAGCGGGAGCACCCGGGGGTGGAGCTCGTCACGGAGGCGCTGCCCAACGCGTCCGACCTGGCGCACCAGTTCTTCCTCACGGCGCTGGAGGGCGGGGCGCGGGACTTCGACGTGCTGGTGGTGGACGTCGTCTGGGTGCCCGAGTTCGCGCGCGCTGGGTGGATTGCCGACCTGTCCGCGGAGTTCCCGCCCGAGCAGCTGCGCGAGGACTTCTTCCCCGGCCCCGTGGAGGCCGTGGTGGTGGAGGGGCGCACGTACGCGGTGCCCTGGTACCTGGACGTGGGGCTGCTCTACTACCGCACGGACCTGGTGCCGCGCGCGCCGCGCACCTACGTGGAGCTGGAGCGCTTCGCGCGCGAGGCGATGGCGAAGACGCCCGGCCTCCAGGGCTATGTGTGGCAGGGGCGGCAGTACGAAGGCCTGTCCTGCAATGTGTACGAGGCGCTGTGGGGGCACGGCGGCCGGGCGCTGTCGGAGGATGGGCGGGTGCTGCTGGATGACGCGCCCGCGCGCGAGGCGCTCGCGTATCTGCGAGGGCTGGTGGAGCGCGGGGTGTCGCCCGCGACGGTGACGGGCTTCTCGGAGGAGGAGTCGCGGCGGGTGTTCCAGGAGGGGCGCGCGGTGTTCATGCGCAACTGGCCGTATGCGTGGAGCGAGGCGCAGAAGCCGGACTCGCCCATTCGCGGCAAGGTGGGCATCGCTCCGTTGCCGACGGTGAGCGGTGAGCCGGGGGCGGGGGCGCTGGGCGGGTGGCAGCTGGCTGTGAATGCCCATGTGTCGCCGGAGCGGCGGAAGCTGGCGGCGCGGCTGATTGCGCACCTCACGTCCCCGGAGGCCAACCGGGTGCTGGCGCTGAACTACGCGCGCAACCCGCCGCGGCCCGCCGTGTACCAGGATGCGCGGCTGCGCGAGGAGGCGCCCTTCATCGCCGGGTTGCTGCCCATGGTGGAGCGCGCGAAGCCTCGGCCGGTGACGCCGTACTACAACCTGATTTCGGATGTGCTCCAGAGCGAGTTTTCCGCCGCCGTGGCCGGGCTGCGCACGCCAGAGGCCGCGCTGAAGCGCGCGCAGCGGCAGGTGGACCATCTGACAGGGGAGGGGCCGTGA
- a CDS encoding STAS/SEC14 domain-containing protein, translating into MKQQPRDWQCGAHRAHFEEPDTLVAEFNGLITLEEVKEVVTLYQQTATDHGQYYLIADIGRSQLEAAGRRYMSEKASSDWYHAILYVGADIVMQTFVKAIALALLFTGKSTFETVFVKTQDEARAWVAQHRLRLKSKAG; encoded by the coding sequence ATGAAACAGCAGCCTCGGGATTGGCAGTGCGGAGCCCACCGGGCCCACTTCGAGGAGCCGGACACCCTGGTCGCGGAGTTCAACGGCCTCATCACCCTGGAAGAGGTGAAGGAGGTGGTGACGCTCTACCAGCAGACGGCCACCGACCATGGCCAGTACTACCTCATCGCGGACATCGGCCGCTCGCAGCTCGAAGCAGCCGGCCGCAGGTACATGTCGGAGAAGGCCAGCTCCGACTGGTACCACGCCATCCTCTACGTCGGCGCCGACATCGTCATGCAGACCTTCGTCAAGGCCATTGCCCTGGCGCTGCTCTTCACCGGCAAGTCGACCTTCGAGACGGTGTTCGTGAAGACGCAGGACGAAGCACGCGCCTGGGTGGCCCAGCACCGGCTCCGGCTCAAGAGCAAAGCAGGCTAG
- a CDS encoding carbohydrate ABC transporter permease, translated as MKRPGLGTALAVVAFLTFFLGPFCWQVLTSLWPDGELTRPWPSHLTLENYASVLWGRPFLRVVLNSLVVAALTTGFCLTVGAAAAFALAKLEFRGKGLLLSAALAVSMFPPIATVSPLYLILRTVGLRDSLVGLALPYATFALPLTLWVLTSFFRALPDELYRAARVDGCTPFQAFRQVLLPLAAPGLATTAILVFIFAWNEFLYALTFLSTPEKRTVPVAISLFASEYREPWGEIAAASVVATLPLVALTVLFQRRIVSGLTAGAVKE; from the coding sequence ATGAAGCGGCCAGGGCTGGGCACCGCGCTGGCGGTGGTGGCGTTCCTGACCTTCTTCCTGGGGCCCTTCTGCTGGCAGGTGCTGACGAGCCTGTGGCCGGATGGCGAGCTGACCCGGCCGTGGCCCTCGCACCTGACGCTGGAGAACTACGCGAGCGTCCTGTGGGGCCGGCCCTTCCTGCGCGTGGTGTTGAACTCGCTGGTGGTGGCGGCGCTGACCACGGGCTTCTGTCTCACGGTGGGGGCGGCGGCGGCGTTCGCCCTGGCGAAGCTGGAGTTTCGTGGCAAGGGGTTGCTGCTGAGCGCGGCGCTGGCGGTGAGCATGTTCCCGCCGATTGCCACGGTGAGCCCGCTGTATCTGATTCTGCGCACGGTGGGGCTGCGAGACAGCCTGGTGGGACTGGCCTTGCCGTATGCGACGTTCGCGTTGCCGCTGACGCTGTGGGTGCTGACGTCGTTCTTCCGCGCGCTGCCCGACGAGCTCTACCGCGCGGCGCGCGTGGATGGCTGCACGCCGTTCCAGGCCTTCCGGCAGGTGTTGCTGCCTTTGGCCGCGCCGGGGCTCGCGACGACGGCGATTCTCGTCTTCATCTTCGCGTGGAATGAGTTCCTGTATGCGCTGACGTTCCTCTCCACGCCGGAGAAGCGCACCGTGCCCGTGGCCATCAGCCTGTTCGCCAGCGAGTACCGCGAGCCCTGGGGGGAGATTGCTGCGGCCTCCGTGGTGGCCACGCTGCCCCTGGTGGCGCTGACGGTGTTGTTCCAGCGGCGGATTGTGTCCGGGCTTACGGCGGGCGCGGTGAAGGAGTAG
- a CDS encoding cytochrome P450: MPVSVQKQEETGVPAHASAGRCPHLGAQYNPFTGPHAEDPHAFFEKLRKDEPVSFSPMLNMWLVSRYEDISQVLKSPAQYSNRDMLASGTHLTDEAKAILDQGFPTAHVLLGMDPPEHTRLRRLMNRGFTAQRIAGMGPFIREMATTLVDRFAQDGQADLVKQLAWPLPVHVILGVMGVPQEDVWKIKRWSSDWQQLVFEYVAPELQVEMAKGVIEFQQYCIRLIEDRKKNPQEDLTSYLVAVESDGEALTMHELVMAVGASMLSAGHESTTALMANAWKLALQHGLWQRLRDNRDLVPKFLEESSRYDSVSHAMIRTAKEDVELGGVKIPQGSRLLLLFAAGSRDESLCPHSSKLDVDREKVPQHLTYGRGTHFCLGAPLARLQFEITTNILLDRLPDPKLVPGQDFGTWQSLVLRQMKHLKVEWTPT, from the coding sequence ATGCCTGTGTCCGTGCAAAAGCAGGAAGAGACCGGAGTCCCAGCCCACGCGTCCGCGGGCCGTTGTCCCCACCTGGGTGCCCAGTACAACCCGTTCACAGGCCCCCACGCGGAGGACCCGCACGCCTTCTTCGAGAAGCTGCGCAAGGACGAGCCCGTCAGCTTCAGCCCCATGCTGAACATGTGGCTGGTCAGCCGCTACGAGGACATCTCCCAGGTGCTGAAGAGCCCGGCGCAGTACTCCAACCGGGACATGCTGGCGAGCGGCACCCACCTCACGGACGAGGCCAAGGCCATCCTGGACCAGGGCTTCCCCACCGCGCACGTGCTGCTGGGCATGGACCCCCCCGAGCACACCCGCCTGCGCCGCCTGATGAACCGGGGCTTCACCGCGCAGCGCATCGCTGGCATGGGCCCCTTCATCCGGGAGATGGCCACCACCCTGGTGGACCGCTTCGCCCAGGACGGCCAGGCGGACCTGGTGAAGCAGCTCGCCTGGCCGCTCCCCGTCCACGTCATCCTCGGCGTCATGGGCGTACCGCAAGAGGACGTCTGGAAGATCAAGCGCTGGAGCTCCGACTGGCAGCAGCTCGTCTTCGAGTACGTGGCCCCCGAGCTCCAGGTGGAGATGGCGAAGGGCGTCATCGAGTTCCAGCAGTACTGCATCCGCCTCATCGAGGACCGGAAGAAGAACCCGCAGGAGGACCTCACCAGCTACCTGGTGGCCGTGGAGAGCGACGGCGAGGCCCTGACGATGCACGAGCTGGTCATGGCCGTGGGCGCGTCCATGCTGTCCGCCGGCCATGAGTCCACCACCGCGCTGATGGCCAACGCCTGGAAGCTGGCCCTGCAGCATGGCCTGTGGCAGCGGCTGCGCGACAACCGCGACCTGGTGCCGAAGTTCCTCGAGGAGTCCAGCCGCTACGACTCCGTCTCCCACGCCATGATTCGCACCGCGAAGGAGGACGTGGAGCTGGGCGGGGTGAAGATTCCCCAGGGCTCGCGCCTGCTGCTCCTCTTCGCCGCCGGCAGCCGGGACGAATCCCTCTGCCCCCATTCCAGCAAGCTGGACGTGGACCGGGAGAAGGTGCCGCAGCACCTCACCTACGGCCGCGGCACCCACTTCTGCCTGGGCGCGCCCCTGGCCCGGCTCCAGTTCGAAATCACGACCAACATCCTCCTGGACCGGCTGCCGGACCCGAAGCTCGTCCCCGGCCAGGACTTCGGCACCTGGCAGAGCCTGGTGCTGCGGCAGATGAAGCACCTGAAAGTGGAGTGGACCCCCACCTGA
- a CDS encoding STAS/SEC14 domain-containing protein yields MQQLEWTFGSHSVRYEAPDVVQATFVGPIDLDEIKRAVDVYGEIAQQYGPYYLIADIGRSQLGAEPRRYLSENGKADWFKGTVYVGADVVQQTFGKVIALGMLFTGKARFETTFVKDHEEARAWVAQHRQKNKKKLG; encoded by the coding sequence ATGCAGCAACTGGAATGGACATTCGGTTCCCACTCGGTGCGCTACGAGGCGCCCGACGTCGTGCAGGCGACCTTCGTCGGCCCCATCGACCTGGATGAAATCAAGCGCGCGGTCGACGTGTACGGGGAGATTGCCCAGCAATACGGGCCCTACTACCTGATCGCCGACATCGGCCGCTCCCAGCTGGGCGCGGAGCCCCGGCGCTACCTGTCGGAGAACGGCAAGGCGGACTGGTTCAAGGGCACCGTGTACGTCGGCGCGGACGTGGTGCAGCAGACCTTCGGCAAGGTCATCGCGCTGGGCATGCTCTTCACCGGCAAGGCGCGCTTCGAGACGACCTTCGTGAAGGACCACGAAGAGGCTCGCGCCTGGGTGGCGCAGCACCGCCAGAAGAACAAGAAGAAGCTGGGCTGA
- a CDS encoding carboxypeptidase-like regulatory domain-containing protein: MMHGFRWGMGLSAMAAVLGGLGMWRAERAAQPVLVEVPFPAFAQLPSLPPLPPPPPTMDGAADSIQVRAVSQGSGAPLAGARVSLLRGLFASGLGEQLPDETALTDASGVATFMAPGAGVMTVCARGAGHAERCERDVGVVAGGLLVVELKLPPGAFVEGQVLLHDGTPAEGVRLVASGDPMLLEMTPVWATTDARGRYTLDGVTPGYPVSMTPFAPEGEGLSRSVGAELTAGEVRRFDFQLGAFVPVTVKPVMGRRRGAESVESVHVNVRLQPQQDGTFTGVTESGRHSLSVWGHRNGRAVSARKDVTLAPGAPAVIALPFSALEEGGRVWQLYTSDPGEYEVSGRVFLPDGTPVKGAWIGSQKPGPRGRRCGNSAEDHAQVRFDGPEFVVTPRVGAGRIFAWLPDGRAGSAVVRGGKGERVSVDIHLEETGAVAGMMDFGDDHPRGYREEVTVNHEWVGASHYTLLDGRIFVPGLKPGRHVLRTSLGTVEFNVNAREVTNVGVLRRPPEPEAAVSDSEVAASEP, from the coding sequence ATGATGCACGGGTTTCGCTGGGGCATGGGGCTGAGTGCCATGGCGGCGGTGCTCGGAGGACTGGGCATGTGGCGCGCGGAGCGGGCGGCGCAGCCGGTGCTCGTGGAGGTGCCCTTTCCCGCGTTCGCGCAGCTCCCCTCCCTGCCGCCGCTCCCCCCGCCGCCGCCGACGATGGATGGCGCGGCGGACTCGATTCAGGTCCGGGCCGTCTCCCAGGGCAGCGGTGCGCCGCTGGCGGGCGCTCGGGTATCGCTCCTCCGAGGGTTGTTCGCGTCCGGCCTGGGAGAGCAGTTGCCCGACGAGACAGCGCTGACGGACGCGTCGGGCGTGGCGACCTTCATGGCGCCTGGCGCGGGCGTGATGACCGTCTGCGCACGAGGGGCCGGTCACGCCGAGCGCTGTGAGCGGGACGTGGGCGTGGTCGCCGGGGGCTTGCTCGTCGTGGAGCTGAAGTTGCCGCCAGGGGCCTTCGTGGAGGGGCAGGTCCTCCTGCATGACGGGACGCCGGCGGAGGGTGTCCGGCTGGTCGCGTCGGGTGACCCGATGTTGCTGGAGATGACGCCCGTCTGGGCCACGACGGATGCACGGGGGCGCTACACGCTGGATGGCGTGACGCCGGGCTATCCCGTCAGCATGACGCCTTTCGCTCCCGAGGGAGAGGGGCTCAGCCGGTCCGTGGGCGCGGAGCTGACCGCCGGCGAGGTGCGGCGGTTCGACTTCCAGCTCGGGGCGTTCGTTCCCGTCACCGTCAAGCCGGTGATGGGGCGCCGGCGTGGGGCGGAGTCGGTGGAGTCCGTCCACGTGAATGTCCGGCTCCAGCCCCAGCAGGACGGCACCTTCACGGGCGTCACCGAGTCGGGGCGCCACTCCCTCTCCGTGTGGGGCCACCGGAACGGGCGGGCGGTGTCGGCACGGAAGGACGTGACGCTGGCGCCCGGTGCTCCGGCGGTCATCGCGCTCCCTTTCTCCGCGCTCGAGGAGGGCGGGAGGGTGTGGCAGCTGTACACCAGCGACCCTGGCGAGTACGAGGTCTCCGGTCGCGTCTTCCTCCCGGACGGCACGCCGGTGAAGGGGGCCTGGATTGGGTCGCAGAAGCCCGGTCCACGGGGGCGGAGGTGTGGCAACTCGGCCGAGGACCACGCGCAGGTCCGCTTCGATGGCCCCGAATTCGTGGTGACGCCCCGGGTGGGCGCGGGGCGAATCTTCGCGTGGCTGCCGGATGGCCGCGCGGGCAGCGCCGTCGTCCGAGGTGGGAAGGGGGAGCGCGTGTCCGTCGACATCCACCTGGAGGAGACGGGCGCTGTCGCCGGGATGATGGATTTCGGGGACGACCACCCCCGGGGCTACCGCGAGGAAGTCACCGTCAACCATGAGTGGGTCGGTGCGTCGCACTACACGCTGTTGGATGGCCGCATCTTCGTGCCGGGGTTGAAGCCGGGGAGACACGTGCTGCGCACCTCTCTTGGGACGGTGGAGTTCAACGTCAACGCCCGCGAGGTGACGAACGTGGGCGTGCTGAGACGGCCGCCGGAGCCGGAGGCCGCGGTCTCTGATTCAGAGGTCGCGGCCTCGGAGCCGTGA
- a CDS encoding DsbA family protein, whose product MSKSSVWVSLSVGLALGFVGGRVARPTELATGTAHAANLAAKAPAPGARPRAPISPTVYKVPVNDSPTAGAEDALVTLVEFSDYECPFCSRANGTVKQLQERYGRKLRVVMKHHPLANHPRARPAALAALAAGEQGKFWEMHEALFANPRALSEADLERYAMKVGLNISRWNQDRADPRLAERIRQDEALAMRLGATGTPAFYVNGRFISGAQPLEVFTGVVDEELSKAEALVRTGVRPTEVYARTISAGKDSPPTEQMMPEEPAIQQVDVGTAPTRGPANAPVTVVAFSDFECPFCARVVPTMKALEAAYPGKLRVAFKHQPLAQHANAQVAAEAAMEAHAQGRFWEFHDVLFANQRKLDRASLEEYARQVGLDVGRFNAALDSRKHDAHVSADVAQAMRVGATGTPTFFINGRPVTGARPVEHFRAIIDDELRKAAR is encoded by the coding sequence ATGTCCAAGTCGTCTGTCTGGGTGAGCCTGAGTGTCGGTCTGGCGTTGGGTTTCGTGGGGGGGCGCGTTGCGCGTCCCACGGAGCTGGCCACGGGAACGGCCCATGCGGCCAACCTCGCGGCGAAGGCCCCCGCCCCCGGCGCGCGTCCGCGTGCGCCGATTTCGCCCACCGTCTACAAGGTGCCGGTCAATGACTCACCGACGGCGGGAGCGGAGGACGCGCTCGTCACGTTGGTGGAGTTCTCCGACTACGAGTGCCCGTTCTGCTCACGTGCGAACGGCACGGTGAAGCAACTCCAGGAGCGCTATGGCCGCAAGCTGCGCGTGGTGATGAAGCACCACCCGCTGGCCAACCACCCTCGCGCGCGGCCGGCGGCGCTGGCGGCGCTGGCGGCGGGTGAGCAGGGCAAGTTCTGGGAGATGCATGAGGCGCTCTTCGCCAACCCGCGAGCGCTGAGCGAGGCCGACCTGGAGCGCTACGCCATGAAGGTGGGCTTGAACATCTCGCGCTGGAACCAGGACCGCGCGGACCCGCGGCTGGCGGAGCGCATCCGCCAGGACGAAGCACTGGCGATGCGGCTGGGCGCCACCGGCACGCCGGCCTTCTACGTGAATGGCCGCTTCATCAGCGGGGCCCAGCCGCTGGAGGTCTTCACGGGCGTGGTGGACGAGGAGCTGAGCAAGGCGGAGGCCCTGGTGCGGACGGGCGTGCGGCCGACGGAGGTCTACGCGCGCACCATCTCCGCCGGAAAGGACAGCCCGCCCACGGAGCAGATGATGCCCGAGGAGCCGGCCATCCAGCAGGTGGACGTGGGCACCGCGCCGACCCGGGGCCCGGCCAACGCGCCGGTGACGGTGGTGGCGTTCTCGGACTTCGAGTGCCCGTTCTGCGCCCGCGTGGTGCCGACGATGAAGGCGCTGGAGGCCGCGTACCCCGGCAAGCTGCGGGTGGCCTTCAAGCACCAGCCCCTGGCGCAGCACGCGAACGCACAGGTGGCGGCGGAGGCGGCCATGGAGGCGCACGCGCAGGGCAGGTTCTGGGAGTTCCACGACGTCCTCTTCGCCAACCAGCGCAAGCTGGACCGGGCGTCGCTGGAGGAATACGCGCGGCAGGTGGGCCTGGACGTGGGCCGCTTCAACGCGGCGCTGGACTCGCGCAAGCATGACGCGCACGTGTCCGCGGACGTCGCCCAGGCCATGCGCGTGGGCGCCACGGGCACGCCCACGTTCTTCATCAACGGCCGTCCGGTGACGGGCGCCCGGCCGGTGGAGCACTTCCGCGCCATCATCGACGACGAGCTGCGGAAGGCGGCGCGGTAG